The window GTGAAAAATCCCAAAATACATAAGCAATTGGTGGAAGCATACTGGGATCCCGAAACCAAAAACTGTAGGCATCGCCCTATCGTAAACATCACGGATTGGCCTGACCACGTTGTTAATGCCCTCGAACTCGCCCTCAAACACAAAAAACTCATTGACATCGAAGGCGTCTCCTTCACCACCGATGACCCTTACCGTGGAGGAGGCATCCTTGCCGTATACCACCTCTGGAAGAAATACAGGATGGATGAGATCCTTAGCTTCATTTCAGATGCTACGCGCCAGTCCATATTCCTCATGGTTGCCCAACGCATCCTCGACCCTGGAAGCAAACTGGCGCTTAAGCGAAGCCTTGAGGGTACGCTCTTTACTCAGATATTCAGCCAGAACCGGTTTGATGAGGATTCACTCTATGAAGCCATGGATCAGTTGTATGAGTGTTTCTATGAAGTTCAGAAG is drawn from Bacillota bacterium and contains these coding sequences:
- a CDS encoding IS1634 family transposase, which produces MKNPKIHKQLVEAYWDPETKNCRHRPIVNITDWPDHVVNALELALKHKKLIDIEGVSFTTDDPYRGGGILAVYHLWKKYRMDEILSFISDATRQSIFLMVAQRILDPGSKLALKRSLEGTLFTQIFSQNRFDEDSLYEAMDQLYECFYEVQKALARTRKASPMLLLYDITSTYLEGTHADDADYGYSRDKRWDRYQVVVGLVCDGEGLPLAVEVWPGDTADKDTVIECEIKFRAKGETREVEEILRYWDKLRLSQHVLQAEGYESREWDWQLGELGLKIKKEMEQLELWKSVDRYRHSLQ